In one Methylocaldum szegediense genomic region, the following are encoded:
- a CDS encoding M48 family metallopeptidase, which translates to MSKRWQCTAVVAVLFACACAAQAYGPCLSEQSRSRETARQIDREWPQRPSNDELSRYIQSLGERLGRTSLTGRSISWRFIVLRDRSPYAFSIGSGFVYIADGALSFARNESDLAAILAHEIGHQLAGHFCELDPPRYGSDDPSTVRRDRVGTLVQVIDLRKELEADQYAVDILRDAGFDPHAMLGVAERLPAHAGSGLAQPENERVLALQNRLRHFRLAGPGVQDSYEFRRLKEQIRE; encoded by the coding sequence ATGAGTAAGCGATGGCAATGCACGGCTGTCGTTGCCGTGCTGTTCGCCTGTGCCTGCGCGGCACAAGCCTATGGGCCGTGTTTAAGCGAGCAATCTCGGTCCCGGGAAACGGCTCGGCAGATCGATCGTGAATGGCCGCAACGCCCGAGCAACGACGAACTTTCCCGCTACATTCAGTCCCTGGGCGAGCGCCTGGGACGCACTTCGCTGACCGGGCGTTCCATTTCTTGGCGGTTTATCGTACTGCGTGACCGTTCGCCGTATGCCTTTTCCATCGGCTCCGGTTTCGTTTACATCGCCGATGGTGCGCTCAGCTTTGCCCGAAACGAATCCGACCTGGCCGCGATTCTGGCGCATGAAATCGGCCATCAGCTCGCCGGCCATTTTTGCGAGCTGGATCCGCCTCGCTACGGGAGCGATGATCCCTCGACCGTTCGTCGAGACCGGGTAGGAACACTGGTACAGGTCATCGACCTTAGAAAAGAATTGGAGGCCGACCAGTATGCGGTCGATATTCTGCGGGATGCCGGATTCGATCCGCACGCCATGCTTGGCGTCGCCGAGCGTCTACCGGCGCATGCCGGTTCCGGTTTGGCGCAGCCGGAGAACGAGCGCGTGCTTGCCCTCCAAAATCGATTGAGACATTTTCGCTTGGCTGGACCTGGCGTCCAGGATTCATACGAATTTCGGCGGCTCAAAGAGCAGATTAGAGAGTAA
- a CDS encoding type VI secretion system Vgr family protein, with protein sequence MVVVTQKSRPIEVVSPLGKDVLLFHRMAGRERLGGLFEYELDLLSTNSALAPDGILGQSLTVKLRLPDDSQRYFNGFVSRFGHYGSLGEYAYYRASVRPWLWFLTRTTNCRIFQEKTVPEIIKQVFRDKGFWDFEERLSDAYPTREYCVQYRESDFNFVSRLMEEEGIYYFFEHQEGKHTLVLGDSVTAHKATRGYEEIPFIEPGNIERRKRDHIYEWSFAQEVQPVNYVLTDFDFENPNADLKVKAAVARNHAHAEYECYDYPGKYKEAGRGENYVRRRIEELQAQFEQVEGKANARGLTTGALFTLIEHPRRDQEREYLVTSASYQLQSDDYFTVAGGSTGDIYRCTFTAIASEHPYRSPRVTPKPIVQGPQTAIVTGKAGEEIWTDEHGRVKVQFHWDREGKRDENSSCWVRVSHPWAGKGWGAVSIPRIGQEVIVDFLEGDPDRPIITGRVYNGEAMPPYPLPGAAVISGIKSNTHKGQGYNEISMDDTAGKEQVTIHAQYDMNTTVEHDQITAVKNNRTTTVTVDDTLTVDANRTMHIKGQLSETVDAGHLLTVKGGLTEDITDGRTITVTGPIDQSSTSTTDLHAVGAGTYTSDTSLRFAVAGSMIEITPQAITISMGASTIKIDPTGVSITAPKISLNG encoded by the coding sequence ATGGTAGTCGTGACCCAAAAATCGCGTCCGATCGAAGTCGTGAGCCCTTTGGGAAAGGACGTCCTGCTGTTCCATCGCATGGCCGGCCGGGAGCGGCTCGGCGGGCTGTTCGAGTACGAACTTGATCTCTTGAGTACCAATTCCGCGCTCGCACCGGACGGAATCCTCGGTCAAAGCCTTACCGTCAAGCTACGTCTGCCGGACGACAGTCAGCGTTACTTCAACGGCTTCGTCAGCCGTTTCGGTCACTACGGTTCCCTGGGCGAGTATGCCTATTACCGCGCTAGCGTCAGGCCCTGGCTATGGTTTCTGACCCGCACGACCAACTGCCGGATTTTTCAGGAGAAGACCGTTCCTGAGATCATCAAGCAAGTCTTTCGCGACAAAGGCTTTTGGGATTTCGAGGAGCGACTGAGCGACGCTTATCCCACTCGAGAGTATTGCGTGCAGTATCGCGAGTCGGACTTCAACTTCGTCAGCCGGCTCATGGAGGAGGAAGGGATCTACTACTTCTTCGAGCACCAGGAAGGCAAACATACCTTGGTTCTCGGGGACTCCGTCACCGCACACAAGGCGACCAGGGGATACGAGGAAATCCCATTCATCGAGCCGGGCAATATCGAGCGACGCAAGCGCGATCACATCTACGAGTGGTCGTTCGCACAGGAAGTGCAGCCAGTGAACTACGTGCTCACCGACTTTGACTTTGAGAATCCGAACGCCGATCTTAAAGTGAAAGCCGCGGTTGCGCGCAACCACGCTCACGCCGAATACGAGTGTTACGATTACCCCGGCAAATATAAGGAGGCCGGGCGTGGCGAGAATTATGTCCGCCGCCGCATCGAAGAGTTGCAGGCTCAGTTCGAACAGGTAGAGGGTAAGGCCAATGCCCGGGGTCTTACCACGGGCGCATTATTCACGCTCATCGAGCATCCGCGCCGGGATCAAGAGCGCGAGTATTTGGTGACCTCAGCGTCCTATCAGCTTCAGTCGGATGATTACTTCACCGTCGCGGGCGGATCGACGGGTGACATCTATCGTTGCACCTTCACCGCCATCGCCAGCGAACACCCTTACCGTTCCCCGCGCGTCACGCCAAAGCCAATCGTTCAGGGCCCACAGACCGCGATCGTGACCGGTAAAGCGGGAGAAGAAATCTGGACGGACGAGCATGGCCGGGTCAAGGTTCAATTCCATTGGGACCGGGAGGGCAAGCGGGACGAGAACAGTTCCTGTTGGGTTCGTGTTTCTCACCCCTGGGCGGGCAAGGGCTGGGGTGCGGTCTCAATCCCGCGCATCGGCCAGGAAGTGATCGTCGACTTTCTGGAAGGCGACCCTGACCGGCCCATCATCACCGGCCGAGTCTACAACGGCGAGGCCATGCCGCCTTATCCGTTGCCTGGAGCGGCTGTGATCAGTGGTATCAAATCCAATACCCACAAGGGGCAAGGCTACAACGAGATTTCCATGGACGATACGGCGGGAAAGGAACAGGTGACGATTCATGCTCAATACGACATGAATACTACGGTGGAGCACGATCAAATCACTGCCGTCAAGAACAACCGTACGACGACGGTAACGGTGGACGATACCCTGACCGTGGACGCCAACCGTACTATGCACATCAAGGGACAGTTGTCCGAAACCGTCGATGCGGGGCATCTGCTTACGGTAAAAGGCGGACTGACCGAGGATATCACCGATGGCCGAACGATCACCGTAACCGGCCCCATCGACCAGAGTTCGACGTCGACTACCGATCTGCATGCAGTCGGCGCCGGCACCTACACGTCCGATACGTCGCTGCGCTTCGCCGTGGCGGGTTCGATGATAGAGATAACGCCGCAGGCGATCACCATTAGCATGGGGGCCTCGACCATCAAGATCGATCCGACCGGCGTTTCCATCACCGCGCCGAAAATTTCCCTCAACGGCTAG
- a CDS encoding RHS repeat-associated core domain-containing protein, which yields MMPAAKHGDPQLGVDIHLCTTPVPTPLPTPHISVVFDPFDYIPIIGATVTVCGMKRATAGTAGMVVHIPPGFPFAPKFPDTDDELFMGSSTVIADGDPFSYISLPVLGCQVAGMVSPFRLRKKGGPRIMVLPTTFNLAIPTTVFVGGPPTISMMGLAFKAGFAALGKLAKSGVFKRFRQKLFKNMKPGFLKCTVLRAEPVNILNGEVSVEQQDFELPGRIPLRWVRSYGSSGDFVGLCGIGWQTPADIRLEYDSTDGSVLMHGPEVGPIAFERLPAAVGEQGAELELMDGARLIDTGDEYRVTTKDDRIYHFPKSLARRDPRGRLCWPIGRLSDRCGNALDFEYRGGRIVAINESAGRRLTLTLENDRLTAVTLHDPASRTEHTYVRYQYDEAGDLVAVIDPLGEPYRFAYDAHRMVRHTDRNGLSFHYAYEQAPDGSWRVIHAWGDGGLYDYRFDYSDLLNERRITDSLGQVTLIKLDERGLPINETDPLGGMTIYEYDDAGRTTAVVDPDGHRTEYTYDERGNLLKLTRPDGHAITTEFDENDKTVRITDPNGGVWQQAWDRRGLLIEQKTPLGHVSRYEYDAHGQLVAYTNPRGARTELRFDAFGNLIGIKDALGHVTRFAYDPLGNLIGELDPLGRKTLYRYDAKGRLTAVRLPSGATVHCGYDAEDNLTRYVDENGAETRLEYFGQGEIAKRIQPDGHTVQYHYDTEERLIGVTNQRGETYRLERDALGRIIEEVDYWGQSRRYDYTLAGHLRRSVDPLGRAIHYRTDPLGRIVEKALPDPDGGDKPWIERFAYDANGNLIGCANPHIRIERRFDPDGRLIEEKQGETFTLRNAYDEVGNRIARHTEFKRGDTAIAHAVRYAYDALDQAIEIAIDDHTPIQIERDAAGQIVRERLSPHLRREVDYSADGYLTRQRIRTDAETVVDLAYDYDAAGNLTERRDAQYGIDRYVYDPVGRITQHLDPHGQVKRYLNDPAGDRLKTRIVEHEAVQVGAAKAQGEWSREGEYEGAFYRFDRAGNLIERHDRRGALHLRWDANQRLIESRLEGVSTRYCYDPLGRRIEKRTGDKVTTFVWDGDALVGDWIEDPTDPVVSAKGIAREWVYYPETFEPLALLGGRSGPNTLLHYHNDPNGCPIRLTDSKGEVLWAASYTAWGQIARMHVGDVDNPIRLQGQYEDGETGFHYNRHRYYESHSGQFASQDILRLIAGPNTYRFAPSTIGWIDPVGLVCLDRRVGRFRDQATGRFVAATRVRGHFPDSVTPGQRVLYRADPVTGAITHFQVYDVAGLPLKRVDIIGAAHGGVPTPHVVEFVHNVNPRTGQVFPRPNRKVRPAGPQDIL from the coding sequence ATGATGCCGGCAGCCAAGCACGGCGATCCCCAGCTCGGGGTGGATATCCACCTCTGCACGACGCCGGTACCGACTCCGCTGCCGACCCCCCATATCTCCGTCGTCTTCGACCCTTTCGACTACATCCCCATCATCGGCGCGACCGTGACCGTGTGCGGCATGAAGCGCGCCACCGCCGGCACCGCCGGCATGGTCGTGCACATTCCGCCGGGGTTTCCGTTTGCGCCGAAATTTCCGGACACCGACGACGAGCTGTTCATGGGCAGCTCGACAGTGATCGCCGACGGTGATCCGTTCTCTTACATTTCCCTGCCGGTCTTGGGCTGCCAGGTCGCCGGCATGGTCAGCCCGTTCCGGCTGCGGAAAAAGGGCGGCCCGAGGATCATGGTGTTGCCCACGACCTTCAACCTGGCGATCCCGACCACCGTGTTCGTCGGCGGCCCCCCGACCATCTCGATGATGGGGCTCGCGTTCAAGGCTGGTTTCGCGGCCCTGGGCAAGCTGGCCAAGTCCGGGGTGTTCAAGCGGTTCCGGCAAAAGCTGTTCAAGAACATGAAGCCCGGCTTTCTCAAATGCACGGTCTTGCGCGCCGAGCCGGTCAACATCCTGAACGGCGAAGTTTCCGTCGAGCAACAGGACTTCGAATTGCCGGGCCGCATTCCCCTGCGCTGGGTGCGAAGCTACGGCTCGTCCGGCGACTTTGTCGGACTGTGCGGCATCGGTTGGCAGACCCCAGCCGATATTCGGCTCGAATACGACAGCACGGACGGCAGCGTGCTGATGCACGGACCCGAAGTCGGGCCGATCGCTTTCGAGCGGCTGCCGGCCGCGGTGGGCGAGCAGGGCGCCGAGCTCGAGCTGATGGACGGCGCGCGGCTGATCGATACCGGCGACGAATATCGGGTCACCACCAAGGACGACCGCATCTATCATTTCCCCAAATCGCTGGCCCGCCGTGATCCTAGGGGGCGGCTGTGCTGGCCGATCGGACGCCTCTCGGACCGCTGCGGAAACGCCCTCGACTTCGAGTACCGCGGCGGCCGGATTGTTGCTATCAACGAATCGGCGGGCCGGCGTCTCACGCTCACCCTCGAAAACGACCGCCTGACGGCGGTGACACTCCACGATCCCGCGAGCAGGACCGAACACACTTATGTCCGCTACCAATACGACGAGGCGGGAGACCTGGTCGCCGTCATCGACCCGCTGGGCGAGCCCTATCGCTTCGCCTACGACGCCCATCGCATGGTTCGTCACACCGACCGCAACGGTCTGTCTTTCCATTACGCCTATGAGCAGGCTCCGGACGGGAGTTGGCGGGTCATCCATGCCTGGGGCGACGGCGGGTTATACGATTACCGCTTCGACTACTCGGACCTCCTTAACGAACGCCGCATCACCGATTCGCTGGGGCAAGTCACGTTGATCAAGCTGGACGAGCGCGGTTTACCGATCAACGAGACCGACCCTTTGGGCGGCATGACCATCTACGAATATGACGACGCCGGCCGCACCACGGCGGTGGTGGACCCGGATGGCCACCGCACCGAATACACTTACGACGAGCGCGGCAACCTCCTCAAACTCACGCGCCCCGACGGCCATGCGATCACCACCGAGTTTGACGAGAACGACAAGACCGTTCGCATCACCGACCCCAATGGCGGCGTTTGGCAGCAAGCCTGGGACCGGCGCGGCCTATTGATTGAGCAGAAAACGCCGCTCGGCCATGTCTCGCGCTACGAGTACGACGCCCACGGGCAACTCGTTGCCTACACCAACCCGCGCGGTGCGCGTACCGAGCTTCGCTTCGACGCATTTGGGAATCTTATTGGGATCAAGGATGCTCTGGGCCATGTCACGCGTTTCGCTTACGATCCCTTGGGTAACCTCATCGGCGAGCTCGACCCGCTCGGGCGCAAGACGCTCTATCGCTATGACGCTAAGGGGCGGCTCACGGCGGTCCGTCTGCCGTCCGGTGCGACGGTGCACTGCGGCTACGATGCCGAGGACAATCTGACCCGCTATGTGGACGAAAACGGCGCGGAAACCCGGCTCGAGTACTTCGGCCAGGGCGAGATCGCCAAGCGTATCCAGCCCGACGGCCATACCGTTCAGTACCACTACGATACCGAAGAACGGCTGATCGGCGTCACTAACCAGCGTGGCGAGACCTACCGGCTCGAGCGCGACGCCCTCGGGCGCATCATCGAGGAAGTGGACTATTGGGGCCAGTCGCGGCGTTACGACTACACGCTGGCGGGGCATCTTCGGCGCAGCGTCGACCCGCTCGGCCGCGCGATTCACTATCGCACCGACCCGCTCGGCCGCATTGTCGAAAAGGCGCTCCCGGACCCGGACGGCGGCGATAAACCCTGGATCGAACGCTTCGCCTACGATGCCAATGGCAACCTGATCGGCTGCGCCAATCCGCACATCCGTATCGAACGCCGGTTCGATCCCGACGGCCGCCTGATCGAGGAAAAGCAAGGCGAAACGTTCACCCTTCGCAATGCCTATGACGAGGTCGGCAACCGGATCGCCCGCCACACCGAGTTCAAGCGGGGCGACACGGCGATCGCCCATGCCGTCCGTTACGCCTACGATGCCCTCGACCAGGCGATCGAAATCGCCATCGACGACCACACCCCCATCCAGATCGAACGCGATGCGGCCGGGCAGATCGTCCGTGAGCGACTGAGTCCTCATCTACGCCGCGAGGTCGACTACAGCGCCGATGGCTATCTGACCCGCCAGCGCATCCGCACCGACGCGGAAACCGTCGTCGACCTTGCCTACGACTACGATGCCGCCGGCAACCTGACCGAACGACGCGATGCCCAGTACGGGATCGACCGCTACGTCTACGATCCCGTAGGCCGCATCACCCAGCACCTCGACCCGCACGGCCAGGTCAAGCGCTACCTCAACGACCCCGCGGGGGACCGGCTCAAGACGCGGATCGTCGAGCACGAAGCCGTACAAGTGGGAGCAGCAAAGGCCCAAGGCGAATGGTCCCGGGAAGGCGAGTATGAAGGTGCCTTTTATCGCTTCGACCGTGCCGGCAACCTGATCGAGCGCCACGACCGGCGCGGCGCCCTACACCTTCGGTGGGATGCGAACCAGCGGCTGATCGAAAGCCGGCTCGAAGGCGTCTCCACCCGCTATTGCTACGACCCCCTAGGCCGGCGAATCGAGAAGCGCACCGGCGATAAAGTGACGACCTTCGTCTGGGACGGCGACGCTCTAGTCGGCGATTGGATCGAGGATCCGACCGACCCCGTTGTTTCGGCGAAAGGGATAGCCCGGGAATGGGTGTATTACCCGGAGACCTTCGAGCCCTTAGCACTTCTTGGCGGCCGAAGCGGACCGAATACCCTCCTGCACTATCACAACGACCCCAACGGCTGTCCGATCCGGCTGACCGACTCGAAGGGCGAAGTCCTATGGGCGGCGAGTTATACGGCGTGGGGGCAAATCGCGCGGATGCACGTCGGCGATGTCGACAACCCGATTCGGTTGCAGGGGCAGTATGAGGATGGGGAGACGGGATTTCATTACAACAGGCATCGTTATTACGAGTCCCATTCAGGGCAATTTGCTTCTCAGGATATATTGCGCCTTATAGCAGGCCCAAATACATACCGTTTTGCTCCAAGCACAATCGGATGGATCGACCCCGTTGGCTTAGTGTGCCTGGATAGACGGGTTGGTCGTTTCCGAGACCAGGCAACTGGCCGATTTGTGGCGGCAACACGGGTGCGCGGACATTTTCCTGACTCAGTAACTCCAGGCCAAAGGGTACTCTATCGAGCAGATCCGGTTACCGGGGCGATTACACACTTTCAGGTTTATGATGTTGCAGGATTGCCGCTTAAGCGAGTAGACATCATCGGTGCAGCTCATGGTGGTGTACCAACTCCACACGTTGTTGAGTTTGTCCACAATGTTAATCCTAGAACGGGACAGGTGTTTCCTAGGCCAAACCGTAAGGTAAGACCAGCTGGTCCACAGGATATCTTATGA